The Sandaracinaceae bacterium DNA segment TTGGCGCCTTTGCGTCTTTGCGCGAGTTATCTTTCGCGCGCCTCGAGAGCCGTGACCGCTGATTCGCGGGCAAGGGCACGGGCAAGGGCACGGGCAGGGGCAGCAGGCGACTACGCGCTCTGGCGCGCGTCGTCGCCGTCGTGCAGGCAGACGCAGTCGCGGCCGCGCTCCTTCGCGAGGTAGAGCGCCTCGTCCGCGCGCTCGACCAGCATCTGCGGCGGCTCGTCGGGGTCCTGCGCCGCGGCGACGCCGGCGCTGATGGTCACGCGGATGACGCCCTCCTCGTACGGGACGCGGAGCCCCTTGACGGCCCGGCGCAGACGCTCGGCCAGGAGGTAGGCGTTGCTCAGGTCGAGCCCGCGCAGCAGCACGCAGAGCTCCTCGCCGCCGTAGCGGATGAGCACGTCCTCGGGGCGGAGCAGCGTCTTGAGCTGCGCCGCGACCACGCGCAGCACCGTGTCTCCCGCCACGTGTCCGTACGAGTCGTTGACGTTCTTGAAGTGATCCAGGTCGAGCATGATGAGCGCGACCGGCACGTCGTGACGGCGCGCGTAGGACAGCTCGCTCCGGAGCCGCTCGTGGAAGTAGCGGCGCGTGTAGGCGCCCGTCAGCGCGTCGCGCATCGCGGCGTCGTGGAGACCGGCCACGATGCGCTGCTCGTGCGCGTCGTGGAGATCGAAGCGGAAGCTCACGTGAGGCCCGAGGTGCACGCGCTGCCCCGCGCTCAGCGGATACGGGCGGCGGACGCGGCGGCGATCGACCCAGGTCCCCTGGGTGCTGCCGAGATCCTCGATGGCGTACCCCGGCCCCTCGGGCAGCGAGGCGTCCCAGAAGATGCGGGCGTGCTCCCGCGAGAGCGTGTCCTCGGGGATGCGATGCTGGGCCACGAGCCCACGGCCGAGGGTCACCGACTCGCCAGGTCCGAGGGCGAGGACCGATCCCGCGGAGGGACCCTCGATGAAGAGCAGGGTGGCGCGGTTCTTCGGAGCGCGGGGCGCGGGCGCGCGGGGCTCTCCGCGCCGGATCAGCTCGTACAGGTTCGCCGTCACCCGCTCCTTTCCTCGGATCCGGGTCGGCTCGGGGAGGTCCGGGTCGTACGCGTCGTGCGATGACATCGCCGGAACATGTTGCACGTACCGGACCGCTCCCCCGGTCCAGCCTCCAGAGCCGCCGAACGTGGCGCATCGCCCCAGCCGTCGCGGAGGGGCGCGACCCGCTGGCCGCTGTCGCAACACGCCCCGGCGGGTGCTAGGTGGGCGGAGTGCGACAGGAGATCCTTCACGCGGAGTGCCTCGACGGGCTCGCCGGGCTCGAGGACGGAGCGGCTCGCCTCCTCTACGTCGACCCGCCCTTCAACACGGGAAAGACCCAGAAGCGAGCGCGCATCGCCGCGGTCCGCGACGACGAGGGCGGCGATCGCGTCGGCTTCGGAGGTCACCGCTACCGGACCGAGGCGGTGGCGTCCGCGAGCTACGCGGACCGGTTCGACGACTACGTGGGCTGGCTCCTGCCGCGCATCGAAGCGTCGCTCCGCGTGTTGACGCCCGACGCCTCGCTCTTCGTGCACCTGGATTACCGCGAGTCGCACTACGTCAAAGTTGCGCTCGACGCGCTGCTCGGGCGCAAATCGTTCATGAACGAGATCGTCTGGGCCTACGACTTCGGCGGGCGCAGCAAGTCGCGTTGGTCGGCCAAGCACGACACCATCCTCTGGTACGCGCGCGACCCGAAGCGCTACGTCTTCCGCTTCGACGAGATGGACCGCATCCCCTACATGGCGCCCGGCCTCGTCGGCAAGGAGAAGGCCGCTCGGGGCAAGACGCCGACCGACGTGTGGTGGCACACCATCGTCCCGACGAACGGTCGGGAGAAGACCGGATACCCGACGCAGAAGCCGCTCGGCGTGCTCGAGCGGATCGTCAAGGTGCACAGCGACCCGGGCGACGTCGTGCTCGACTTCTTCGCGGGGAGCGGCACCACCGGGGACGCGGCGCGCCGGCACGGGCGCGGCTACGTGCTGATCGACGAGAGCGCCGAGGCCATCGCGGTGATGGAGAAGCGGCTCCGCGAACAGCTCACGCTCTGAGCTCGCCGGCGCGGAGCTGCTCGGAGAAGAACGCGATCACGCGGTCGAGCGCGGCGCGCGTCGGGTGCCCCTCCTCGTCGACCAGATCCGCCGTCACGACGCTGTGTGCGGCGCGGGGGATGCCGTGCGCGTTGCCCGGCCCGCTGTCGATCTCGATCGCCTCGAAGCCGTCGCCGAGCTCGCGGCGGAGGGTCTCGAACCGCGCGCGCGGCACCAGCGGGTCGGCGGTGAACCGCATGCCGAGGACCTTCGCGCCCTCGGCGCAGCGCGCCTTGATGCGGACGAGCTGCTCCTCGCTCACGTGGAGCGCCGCGCGGTGGGAGGCGCTGACGCCGAAGGGGAGCGAGGGCTGGCTGAGCACGGGCGCCATGAGGTGGTCGTCGACCATCAGCGCGAGGGCGAAGTTGCCGGTGAGGCACATCCCGATCGCCCCGACCGGCGCGCACAGGTCCCCTGCAGCGCCCTCCTCGCTCAGCTGGCGGCAGAGCGCGCGCAGCCACTCGGTGACGGGGCTCGCGCCGCGTCGGGCCAGCACGTGGAACTCGCGCGAGACGCACGCCCGCGCGATCTGTCCGAGCGCGTAGGCCTGGCTGAAGTCCTTGCCCGGCGTGCCGAAGAGCACGGGCATCGCGACGGAGAACCCCGCGTCGGCGACGCGCCGCGCGAAGCGGGCGACCTCGGGCGTGATGCCGGGGATCTCGTGCATGACCAGCACGGGCGGGCCCTCGCCGCGTCGGTAGACGTCGCGCTCGGCGCCGAGGGCGCTGAAGGGCGCGCAGGTGAACCCCTCGAGCTGGATCGTCACGCGCGTCCCTTCACGCGCCGGCCAGGAGCGGCAGGTGCGCGCTCAGCCGATCGGCGAGCTGACGCACGATCCGGCTCGGATCTCGCGCCTCCAGGGTGGGCAGGCGGATGGCGGGCACCCCGGGCATGTCCTTGCCGAGGGTCTGCGCGAGGCCGTCGCCCTGACGCTGCCGGGTGTGCAGCTCGGCGTGCACCGCCTCGAGGGCTTGGGTCAGCTCGGCGGGCAGCGCGCCCTCGCCGTCCAGCTTCTCCAGCCACGCGGGCGTGCCCTCGTCGGCGCGGTTGAGCACCAGCGCGGTGGGGCGCTGCCCGAGGCGCTTGAGCTTGCGCCCGAGGAAGCGCGCGTCCGCCGCGGCCGAGCCGCTGGGCGCGGCGACCACGAGGTAGCGCGTGGACGGGCCGAGCAAGAGGTGCTCCGAGACGCGGGCGAGGCGCGCGAAGCGGTCCTTGACCAGGGCCAGCTCCGCGAAGAGCCCCGCCAGGTCACGCAGGGTCTGCGGGTTGACGAGCCGACCGAAGAGCGCCTCGACGCGCTTCTTGCCCGCCGCGAGCAGCCCGCCGCCGCTGTCGGGCGCCTCGTCGTCCCCGCCGGTGCCGGCGAGCTGGCCGAGCCAGGTCACCGCGCGCCCCTCGTAGAGGGTGGCGAGCCGGCCCGGATAAGAGACGAAGTCGAGCCCCTGCCGGGACGGCGCCGTGTCGACCACGAGGTAGTCGAACTGCCGCTCCTCGATGGCCTTGGCCACCAGCATGAGCGAGACGATCTCGTGCATGCCCGCCGCCGCGTCCGCGAGCAGCAGGTAGATGCGGTTCTTCAGCATCCGCGCCTTCGCCTCGGGCTCCTCCTCGAAGAGCAGCTCGATGAAGGTGCGGGTGGAGCGCCGGGGCTCGGGCATGAGCGCGAAGAGCTTGCCCTCGACGCCGGGCTCCACGTGCGCCTCGTGCACCACCGCGTCGACGTCGACGCCCATCGCGGAGGCGAGCCGGCGCGCGGGATCGACCGTGACCACGAGGGTGCGGTGGCCTCGGCGGGCGAGCGCCAACCCGAGCGCGGCGCTCGTCGTCGTCTTGCCCACGCCGCCGCCCCCCGCGCACACGACCGTCTTGGGAGCGTGTGCGCTCACGCGGCCTTCTCCCGCGCGAGCCACTCGGCGACCTGCTCCGCCTGGGGATCGAAGGCCACCTGCGGCAACAGCAGCGGGCGAATGTTCAGCCCCTTCTCGGGAGCGTGCGCCAGCGTCTCCAGGGCCTCGGCCCGGGCCGACTCGCGGGCCTGCAGGATCTCGAGGAGGTGCTCGACCGGATCGCCGAGCGCGTGATCGGACGCGCTGAGGGCCTTCGCCTGGGCGACCGCGCCCTCGGGGACGGGGGCGGGGAAGCGGTTGACCACCAGGCGCGCGGCCGGCATCCCGACCTCCCGCTCGAGGGCCGCGCAGAGCTCGAGCGTCTCGGCCAGCACCATGCGCTCGGGGAGCGTGACCACCACGACCGAGGTGGCGCGAGGCGCGACGAGCCGATGCACCAGCCGCTCGCTGAGCTCGTAGAGCCCGCCCGACCCGAAGAGATCGCGCATCTGGGACGGCAGCCGGAGCCACGCGAGGCCGTGCCCCGTGGCGGGCATGTCGACCACCACGCGCTTGCCCTTGGCCCCGTCGGCGATCTGGCCGACCGCGTCGAGCATCGCCAGCTCGCGCAGGGCGGGCGCCGCGCGCAGCATGCGCCGGACGGCGAAATTCCCGGTGAAGATCTTCGCGAGCATCTTGCTGCCCAGCAGGCGGCCCACGCTCTTCTCGAGCGCGTCGCGCGGCACGACGACCTCGTGCTGGACCTTGCGCGCGCTCGAGAGCAGGCGGCGGCCCGAGTCTCCATCCCCGAATTCGACGAAGATCGCCTTTCCGTCGCGTCGCGCCGCGGCCTCGGCGAGGCCTGCGGCGATGGTGGTCTTCCCGACTCCTCCCTTCCCGGTCACGAGGACGATCGGGGCGAGCGGCGGGTGGGGGCCGGGTACGTCAGCCATGGGTGCGCAACGAATAGCAGAAACGGCGGAAACTGCCGACCGTCGTCTGCCGGGAAGCTAGGTCCGTCGTCAACCGCCGCCGAACCCGTTCACGGGGACCGGCGCGTTCTGGCTCGCCGTGTTCGCGTTCCCGAGCTGGCCGTCGGAGCCCGATCCCCAGCAGAGGACACGGCGGATCGGCGTGTCCTCGATCGCGCAGGCGTGCGCGTCGCCGGCCGCGACCGTGAGGATGGCGCCCGCGAGCCCCATCGTCTCTTGCCAGATCTCGGTGTCGGCGGGGAGCCGGCTGCCGATCCCGAGCTGGCCCAGGTTGTTGTCCCCGAAGCAGTGGAGGGGCAGCCCCTCGCCCCAGACGCAGCTGAAGCCCTCGAAGTTGAAGGTGGCGCGGCCGCCCAGCGCCAGCCCGTCCACGTCGACGGCCCGGGCGTCCATCGACGCGACCGGCGCCTCGATGGGCATCGGATCGGCGGGTCGGCCGACCTGCCCGCCCCGGTTGCCGCCCCAGCAGCTCACCGCGCGGTCGACGCCCGAGCCCGTGATGGCGCAGCTGTGAAACGCGCCGCAGGAGATCTTCTCCACCTCGCTCAGCCCCGCGATCGCGGTCGGGCTCAGGACGTCGGTCGAGGCGGCCGGGCCGTCACCCACCTGGCCCTCGCGATCCATGCCCCAGCAGTGGGCGGTCCCGTCTGCGACGGCGCAGGTGTGCGAGTAGCCAGCGCAGAGATCCGTGACGCCGCTCAAGCGCGGGACGCGCACCGGGTCGCCATGCGAGACGCGATCCCCCGTGCCCAGCTGCCCGTTCCGGTTGTCGCCCCAGCACTCCAGCCTGCGCTCCGCGCCGACGATGGCGCACGCGTGGTAGGCGCCCATGACGATCCGCGACGGGGTGTCGCTGATGCGGGCCGCGATCGGCTCCGCGCTCTCACTGAAGCGCGAGTCGCCGAGCGGACCGTCGACCGCCGCCCACGGCACGGTGTTGCTGCCCCAGCACTGCACGCCGGCCGGGTGCCTCGCGCAGGTCGCGGCGACCGAGGCGGCGACCTCCACCACGCCCGGCATCAGGCCGGAGACGGAGACGGGCACCGTCGAGCGCATCATCGGCCGGCCCTGGCCGAGCTGACCCTGTCGGTCGTCTCCCCAGCAGAGCACCTGACCGTCCCCACGCACGAGGCACGAGTGAGCGCCGCCCGCGGCGAGCGCGATCGGGCGCGTGTCGACGATGCCTGCGTCGGAGGGCCCGGCGTCGGACGGCCCGCCGTCGATCCCGCCGTCGATGAGCCCCGAATCGACGGGTCCCGCGTCGAGCGGCCCGGCGTCGAGGCCGCCGTCGAGGCCGCCGTCCGCGGCAGGCTCGCAGACGCTGCGGCAGCGCCCTCCGAAGCCGTCGAGCGGCTCGTCCGGGCAGCACGTCTGCCCGCTCGGGCAGCCGTCGGTGCGGCCGGGATCGCAGAGGAAGCGGCCGTCGGGGATCTCGGCCTCGCAGCCGAAGAGCGCACCCAACGCGAGCACCGAGACCCAACGCAGCGCGCTCAAAACCGCCCCCCGATCCGAACGCCGCCCGGGCCGACGCCCACCTGGACCTCCTCCTGGCCGCCGCCGACCGCGACCCAGACCAGGCCCGCCGCGAGGGCGGCCACGCCGGCGCCGATCGCGGCGAAGCCCACGCCGCTGAGGACGGGCGCGCGATCGGCCGCGTCGGCCACCTCCCCCCACGGGCGGGGCGGGCCGCTCTCCACCGCCGCGATGTCGCCGAAGGCCACCCCCACGAGCACGCCGCCGGCCACCGCGATGGCGCCGCCCACCCCCACGAGGACCCACGGCCCCGGGCCGGGATCACGCGTGACGACGCGCGTCTCGGGGGCCGGGGGAGCTGGGGGCTCCGGGTCGGGCTCCGGCTCCAGGTTGGGCTCCGGCTCCGGCTCCGGCTCCGGCTCCGGCTCCGAGAGGGTCGCCTCGAGCGCCTCGATGCGCGCCTCCACGTTGGCCCGGTCGGGCGCGTCCGGCCGCCCCTCGAGGTAGCCTCGGTACGCCTCGAGCGCCTCGCGATCGTGTCGCAGCCGGTCGTGGACCGTCGCGATGTTGTAGAGCACGTCCGGCTCGGAGGTGAGCTCGTAGGCGCGCTCGAAGTAGGAGAGCGCGGCGTCGAAGCGCCCCGCCTGGTAGGCCGCCTGCCCCGCCTCGAACGCCGCGCGCGCCTCCGTCGCCGCCGCGTCTTGCGCGTGGGCGAGGGAGAGGGGGAGTAGGATGCAAGCCAAGATGGCCGCGCTGGATGTCGCGAGCCGCATGTGAAGCGAGTATACCGTTCCGGGCCGAGCGGGCCCGAGAACGACGCCCGCGGGATGGGGAGATTCATGGACCACGGCGATTTCATGCCGCACGGGCACTGCTACTTCTGGACGCCCGACGTGCTCTGGACGAACGTGGTCGCGGACGGAGCGATCGCGCTCGCCTACTTCACGATCCCGCTGATCCTGTTCTTCTTCGTGCGGCGGCGGAGCGACCTCGCCTTCCCCTGGATCTTCGTGCTCTTCGGGGCGTTCATCCTGCTCTGCGGGACGACGCACGCGTTCGACATCTACACGACCTGGGTGCCGGAGTACCGGGTCGAGGGCTGGATCAAGGCGGCGACCGCCCTGGTGAGCGTGACGACCGCGGCCGTGCTCGTGCCGCTGATGCCGAAGGCCCTCGCGCTGCCGAGCCCGGCCGACCTCCGGCGAGAGGTCGCCGAGCGGCGCGCGGCCGAGGCCGAGGCGCGAGACCTGGCCGATCGGCTGGAGCAGCGCGTCCTCGCGAGGACGCGGGAGCTGGAGCGGGCGAACGTGGACCTCCGGGAGTTCGTGCACGTGGTCTCGCACGACCTCCGCGAGCCGCTCCGGGCCGTCTCGAACTTCACCGCGCAGCTCGATCGGCGCTACGGAGACGCGCTCGACGAGCGCGGCCGCGAGTACGTCTCGCTCGCCCGCGACGGCGCGGTGCGCATGCAGAACATGCTGCGCGACCTCGTGGACTACGCGCGGCTCGACAAGGAGAGCCTCGACGAGGAGTCGATCTCGATCGACGAGGTGCTGCAGGCGGTCCTCGCCGATCTCTCGGCTCCCATCGAGGACACGGGGGCGGAGATCGAGGTCGCCGCGCCGCTGCCCGTCGTCGAGGCGAGCTTCACGCACCTGCATCAGCTGTTGACCAACCTCCTCAGCAACGCGATCAAGTACGCGGGCGACGCGCCGCCGCGGATCCGGGTGGAAGCCGAGGCGGCCGACGAATGGCTGGAGCTGCGCGTGATCGACCACGGCCTCGGCGTCCCGGCGGAGCACCGCGCCCGCGTCTTCGAGATGTTCCAGCGTCTTCACACCCGCGAGGAGATCGAAGGCTCCGGGGTCGGCCTGGCCATCTGCCGCCGGATCGTCGAGCGCCTGGGCGGAGAGATCCGCGTGGAGGACACGCCCGGACGAGGCGCGACCTTCGTCGTCCGCATCCCCCAACGGAGGGTTCGTTGAACGGCCCCGCCCGCCGTATGTATATTTGACGCCCTCCGAGACGGTCTCCCATGCAACCCCAAGTCCTGCTCGTCGAAGACAGCCAGTCCGACGCGATGATGCTCCGCGACGCGCTCGAGGAGCGCGGGATCGAATG contains these protein-coding regions:
- a CDS encoding dienelactone hydrolase family protein, with translation MTIQLEGFTCAPFSALGAERDVYRRGEGPPVLVMHEIPGITPEVARFARRVADAGFSVAMPVLFGTPGKDFSQAYALGQIARACVSREFHVLARRGASPVTEWLRALCRQLSEEGAAGDLCAPVGAIGMCLTGNFALALMVDDHLMAPVLSQPSLPFGVSASHRAALHVSEEQLVRIKARCAEGAKVLGMRFTADPLVPRARFETLRRELGDGFEAIEIDSGPGNAHGIPRAAHSVVTADLVDEEGHPTRAALDRVIAFFSEQLRAGELRA
- a CDS encoding GGDEF domain-containing protein; its protein translation is MSSHDAYDPDLPEPTRIRGKERVTANLYELIRRGEPRAPAPRAPKNRATLLFIEGPSAGSVLALGPGESVTLGRGLVAQHRIPEDTLSREHARIFWDASLPEGPGYAIEDLGSTQGTWVDRRRVRRPYPLSAGQRVHLGPHVSFRFDLHDAHEQRIVAGLHDAAMRDALTGAYTRRYFHERLRSELSYARRHDVPVALIMLDLDHFKNVNDSYGHVAGDTVLRVVAAQLKTLLRPEDVLIRYGGEELCVLLRGLDLSNAYLLAERLRRAVKGLRVPYEEGVIRVTISAGVAAAQDPDEPPQMLVERADEALYLAKERGRDCVCLHDGDDARQSA
- a CDS encoding ArsA-related P-loop ATPase, whose product is MADVPGPHPPLAPIVLVTGKGGVGKTTIAAGLAEAAARRDGKAIFVEFGDGDSGRRLLSSARKVQHEVVVPRDALEKSVGRLLGSKMLAKIFTGNFAVRRMLRAAPALRELAMLDAVGQIADGAKGKRVVVDMPATGHGLAWLRLPSQMRDLFGSGGLYELSERLVHRLVAPRATSVVVVTLPERMVLAETLELCAALEREVGMPAARLVVNRFPAPVPEGAVAQAKALSASDHALGDPVEHLLEILQARESARAEALETLAHAPEKGLNIRPLLLPQVAFDPQAEQVAEWLAREKAA
- a CDS encoding ArsA-related P-loop ATPase, whose amino-acid sequence is MSAHAPKTVVCAGGGGVGKTTTSAALGLALARRGHRTLVVTVDPARRLASAMGVDVDAVVHEAHVEPGVEGKLFALMPEPRRSTRTFIELLFEEEPEAKARMLKNRIYLLLADAAAGMHEIVSLMLVAKAIEERQFDYLVVDTAPSRQGLDFVSYPGRLATLYEGRAVTWLGQLAGTGGDDEAPDSGGGLLAAGKKRVEALFGRLVNPQTLRDLAGLFAELALVKDRFARLARVSEHLLLGPSTRYLVVAAPSGSAAADARFLGRKLKRLGQRPTALVLNRADEGTPAWLEKLDGEGALPAELTQALEAVHAELHTRQRQGDGLAQTLGKDMPGVPAIRLPTLEARDPSRIVRQLADRLSAHLPLLAGA
- a CDS encoding ATP-binding protein: MDHGDFMPHGHCYFWTPDVLWTNVVADGAIALAYFTIPLILFFFVRRRSDLAFPWIFVLFGAFILLCGTTHAFDIYTTWVPEYRVEGWIKAATALVSVTTAAVLVPLMPKALALPSPADLRREVAERRAAEAEARDLADRLEQRVLARTRELERANVDLREFVHVVSHDLREPLRAVSNFTAQLDRRYGDALDERGREYVSLARDGAVRMQNMLRDLVDYARLDKESLDEESISIDEVLQAVLADLSAPIEDTGAEIEVAAPLPVVEASFTHLHQLLTNLLSNAIKYAGDAPPRIRVEAEAADEWLELRVIDHGLGVPAEHRARVFEMFQRLHTREEIEGSGVGLAICRRIVERLGGEIRVEDTPGRGATFVVRIPQRRVR
- a CDS encoding site-specific DNA-methyltransferase, producing MRQEILHAECLDGLAGLEDGAARLLYVDPPFNTGKTQKRARIAAVRDDEGGDRVGFGGHRYRTEAVASASYADRFDDYVGWLLPRIEASLRVLTPDASLFVHLDYRESHYVKVALDALLGRKSFMNEIVWAYDFGGRSKSRWSAKHDTILWYARDPKRYVFRFDEMDRIPYMAPGLVGKEKAARGKTPTDVWWHTIVPTNGREKTGYPTQKPLGVLERIVKVHSDPGDVVLDFFAGSGTTGDAARRHGRGYVLIDESAEAIAVMEKRLREQLTL
- a CDS encoding tetratricopeptide repeat protein, translating into MRLATSSAAILACILLPLSLAHAQDAAATEARAAFEAGQAAYQAGRFDAALSYFERAYELTSEPDVLYNIATVHDRLRHDREALEAYRGYLEGRPDAPDRANVEARIEALEATLSEPEPEPEPEPEPNLEPEPDPEPPAPPAPETRVVTRDPGPGPWVLVGVGGAIAVAGGVLVGVAFGDIAAVESGPPRPWGEVADAADRAPVLSGVGFAAIGAGVAALAAGLVWVAVGGGQEEVQVGVGPGGVRIGGRF